TATTTCACGATTCAAACAGCACAAACGACCAATAACAAAATCCAATTGTTTAACGCAAATAGAGTATTAATTAAATCACTTATTGTAAATAATACAATAAGTAACATTGATATTACAAATTTACCGGCCGGCATTTATTTATTGCGCACAGATGAAAATTTAAATTCAATTAAAATTATCTTTCAATAAATTAAGATTTTCTTACAAAAAAAGGCTGCCACAAATAAGTGACAGCCTTTTATTTTTTAGTTAGTAATAATTATTGCTTAACAAAATTCGCAGCAGTAACTACTCCACTCTGATTAATACTTACAATATATAAGC
This genomic interval from Bacteroidota bacterium contains the following:
- a CDS encoding T9SS type A sorting domain-containing protein, with the translated sequence MKNLQVYPNPAHNYFTIQTAQTTNNKIQLFNANRVLIKSLIVNNTISNIDITNLPAGIYLLRTDENLNSIKIIFQ